From Quercus robur chromosome 8, dhQueRobu3.1, whole genome shotgun sequence:
GCCACCAACCCAGGCCATCAAGAAAGTAGGGATGCCTCTAGTAATCCCCACCATGGTTGCCAGTCAGCGCCTGTCATGCAACTGCCATCCGTTCAACACATATAGTCCATGGCAGCCGCCATGGCATAGTTAACTCATTAGAACCAAGAGTTGACCAGAGAGATTGGCTTAAGAAGACAACATCGTGAAAGATATGCAGAGGGGCAAGCCCAAAGTCAAGAAGATAGAGGAGGAAACGCTGAGCCCAAGAGCCAATCAAAGGGCACCATTTCGCGAAGGGTGCCACACTTGGAGAAGGAGATGGATCAGATGAGGAAGGTCATGGACGAGATGAGGGAGAACATGAGAAGGGCGAATCCCATAAAGGATTTAGTCCATCGAACAAACTCCCCTTTCACGGCTTCCATCAATGGTCACCCCTTACCCCCGAAGTTCAAGATGCCTTCCTTGGATTCGTATGATGAAACGCGTGACCTTTTCGATCATATTGCTACTTTCAAGACtacaatgcaccttcaaggggttcCAGACGAGATtatgtgtagagccttccctaccaccCTCAAAGGACCAGCACAAATGTGGTTCAGCAAGATACCTCTAAACACTGTGAGTTCTTTCGAAGAGTTTAGTAAGTTGTTTGTCAATAATTTCATCAGAGGACAAAGGCACAAACGTTCCTCGTCCAGCCTGCTAACCATTGAACAAGGAGAGAATGAAAGCTTGCAGTCCTTCATTACTCGTTTCAATAGGGAAGCCCTAATAGTGGACGAAATGGacgacaagttgttattggcaGCCTTCCATAATGGAGTTAACTTTGACTTGTTCATCCACAAGCTTTACGAACAAGAGCCTCAAACCATGGCTGAACTCATCCATTCAGCcccaaattttatgaatgcagaagacgcGATTATGgccaagaagagaaaaagagccGAGAGAATGGAAGCAGATCTCTCGCGCCACTCTAAACAAGgtcctcgtccaaagaaggggtAGACGGGAGAAAAGAAAGACCAAGACAACAAGAAGGCAGGCTCTTCAGCACGAAGTCAACAATATATGCCCTTGAACATGTTGCTGGAATAGGTgtttatgcaaatcaaggatgattcttctttgaagtggCCCGAAAAAAATGAAGGGAAATCCCAACAAGTACAATAGGAATAAGTATTGTTGCTTCCACAGAGACCATGTGTATGATACAGACGGGTGTTTTGATTTGAAGCAGCAGATAGAAAATCTCATCAAACAAGGGAAGTTGAGAAACTTCCTTGGACGAGATCATAAAGACGAGAAGTTGAAGGCAAAGTT
This genomic window contains:
- the LOC126696403 gene encoding uncharacterized protein LOC126696403; its protein translation is MDQMRKVMDEMRENMRRANPIKDLVHRTNSPFTASINGHPLPPKFKMPSLDSYDETRDLFDHIATFKTTMHLQGVPDEIMCRAFPTTLKGPAQMWFSKIPLNTVSSFEEFSKLFVNNFIRGQRHKRSSSSLLTIEQGENESLQSFITRFNREALIVDEMDDKLLLAAFHNGVNFDLFIHKLYEQEPQTMAELIHSAPNFMNAEDAIMAKKRKRAERMEADLSRHSKQGPRPKKG